Proteins found in one Ptychodera flava strain L36383 chromosome 16, AS_Pfla_20210202, whole genome shotgun sequence genomic segment:
- the LOC139114644 gene encoding ficolin-1-like: MRAMLQMELPFLISVAVLCWSSIKYSCALSDEVKYKYMDRDTTVKDINKRVSQTDVKFWSGKRDCQDVYDAGFRQSGVYEIQPRYVKRPYLAYCDMDVDAGYGWTVFQRRTDGSQNFERVWDDYKEGFGNILNEVWLGNEALFYITSSNDRNYELLVQLSDWEGNDFDALYGSFRIRHERYRYKLKLGKFLGGSANDSFSFHDNGYFSTLDRDHDDFDDKNCADRYKGGWWFKGCLESNLNGQYYHTSNSASGRGVYWYWLGSRYNYSYKYASMKIRPVKASKRKRKGRHAKTKKSG, from the exons ATGAGAGCTATGCTACAAATGGAGCTCCCGTTTCTCATATCTGTGGCTGTGTTGTGTTGGAGCAGTATCAAATACTCGTGCGCACTGTCCGATGAAGTAAAGTACAAATACATGGACAGAG ACACAACGGTCAAAGATATAAACAAGCGTGTATCCCAAACAGATGTCAAATTCTGGTCTGGGAAAAGAG ACTGCCAGGATGTGTACGACGCCGGGTTTCGTCAGAGTGGCGTTTACGAGATTCAGCCAAGATACGTGAAGCGACCATACTTGGCGTATTGCGACATGGACGTGGATGCGGGATACGGGTGGACGGTTTTTCAGCGTCGAACAGACGGATCACAGAATTTTGAGCGAGTCTGGGACGACTACAAAGAGGGGTTCGGAAATATACTGAATGAAGTTTGGTTGGGAAACGAGGCACTCTTCTACATAACGAGTTCAAACGACAGAAATTACGAACTTTTGGTCCAATTATCGGACTGGGAAGGTAATGACTTTGACGCCCTCTACGGCTCGTTTCGCATCAGGCACGAGCGCTACAGGTACAAACTGAAGTTGGGAAAATTTCTTGGGGGCTCTGCCAACGATTCGTTCAGTTTCCACGACAACGGATATTTCTCGACGTTGGATCGCGACCATGACGACTTTGATGACAAAAACTGTGCCGATAGATACAAAGGTGGGTGGTGGTTTAAGGGGTGCCTGGAATCCAATCTGAACGGCCAATACTACCACACGTCAAACAGTGCTAGCGGACGGGGTGTCTACTGGTATTGGCTCGGTAGCCGCTATAACTACTCTTATAAATATGCAAGTATGAAAATTCGTCCTGTCAAGGCTTCGAAACGTAAACGTAAAGGCAGACATGCAAAGACAAAGAAATCTGGTTGA